ATATGAAACCCAATGTTAAGTAAGCAACAAACTGAGTTAATGAAATTGTGATTATGTTCAGCCATTAACTGGCCAATGCCAGTTCCGTAATGCATCCCCTTCTTCGAATTTGCATTGACCTACTAGATGCGATATCTTACAGGTTCAAGTTTGATTTAAGCTTTCATTTGCTCAAGTTTAAATTGCTCACTTATCTTTTGAACctaaatttttttcatgagCAAAAATCTGATTCATCTCCCATTCACCTATAAAACTTCTCCCATCACCCTCGTACCCTTACCTCAATGGACTAGAGTAgatacacaaaaaaatagagTGCCTGATGGTTGCATAATTTTAAATTGTGAGCTCATATGACAGTGATGATTGAACAaagaaaatatatgttgcaATCTCTTTTTTAATGTCTGCCAGCTGCCTCTCTCATCATAGGTCAACGCATCAGTTGTTCTGTCAATTGTTGTCATTACTGACACAAACCCTCTAAAAGTcatctttaaaaaaatggtCTAGTTTAGTCTTAATTTGAGTTAGTTTggatttaataatatattaaattaggaTTAAATATCAATTATGAATCAATTTGTTTGAATTATTCTATTGATATAACTATACAAGTTTGAGTAATTGAGTAAGGATATGGATGTGAATAAACTTCAACTATTTTGTTTCTTGGTGTGCAAGGGTAAATGCCTATCTTTAAAAATTGAGTATGTTCTTTTATTGTTCTACTTCTAGTCCACGTATCAGATTATGTGCTCAACATGCAGCTTACTGGGATGCTGGGAAAGGTGAAATAATTTTACGTGATTCAATTGATATCTCTATTGCAGTAGCTACAGAGAAGGTAATCTGTGCATCATCATTCTCTTTTTTCTCTATTATGGAAACCTTGGTCTCATTATCTTTTCACGATATCCAGGGCTTGATGACTCCAATCGTTAGGAATGCTGATCAAAAGTCTATATCATCCATTTCCTCAGAGGTATGTTCAAACAAGTTTGAAGGTGTTTCAATTTCATGTGCCAGTGAAAGGATGACTTGCTGCAATTGGTCTAGATGCCATCATTTTGCTTTTTGAAGGATAAGATTACATTGAATCAGACGGATACTGTCAATTTCTGTTGTTTGTGATGCTGTACTTCAAGGTTCAGTTGTTTGATATTGTTCAGTTACTCTTATCAGATTCAAGTCAATTCTCTCAGCATTTTGCTTTGTGTTAAACTGATTGGTCATTTCTAATAGATGTTTACCCTAAGATTTAGGTAATAATTTTGCAACTGCTTACTCTTCCTACTTTTGTTCTACAAGATTCATTCATATAGTTTCTCCTCTTATGAACATGCATTATTACAACTTGCTGATGAGGTGGGGAGTTGGAGTTGAGGgttcattgattttttttaactttcatGGCTCTCACATGATTAAATTTACAATATTCATAAATTCTAGATCTTTAGGTATTAATGTCTCGCCATTCCATTAAAtactttatttgtgattttattgttttctatACTACATAACCCTTTTCTCTGTTTTTAATTGTGGCTAAAGGTCAAAGAACTTGCTGAAAAAGCAAGAACAGGAAAGCTTAAGCCCAATGAGTTTCAAGGTGGCACTTTCAGGTGGCTTCATCTTATCCTTATTCATATGGccattttttgtttctttcttcCTTGATTTTGTTTTCCCTTCTTCATGCAGCATCTCAAATTTGGGGATGTATCCTGTAGATTACTTTTGCGCGATCATAAACCCTCCACaggttctctctctctctctctctctctctctctctctctctctctctctctctctctctctctcagaCACACACGTCCCTCTGCACACACGTGTCCTGGCAATCACAGAGAAACTTGCCTGAACTATAAGCCCAAATAAGAATGATGTCAACCAGATCGTAAACTTGggactaaaaatttatatatctcTCCCGTTAGCTCTTggtattatcaaataaatgTCAGCGCTGGTGTAACTTGGCTAATTTCCTTCTTAAAGGCTGGCATTCTTGCTGTCGGTAGGGGCAATCAAGTTGTTGAACCCGTAATTGGAGATGATGGTAATCTGTCTGTATGTTAATGTCCAGCATGTGCTATTTTAACTTACCATCACTGGCTGACTTTGAATTTCGATTTTCTTCGCTTTCAGGGACTGAGAAGCCTGCTGTTGTGACAAAAATGAACCTAACATTGTCTGCTGACCATCGTATTTTTGATGGAAAAGTTGGAGGTGCTTTAATTAGAGCggataaaatttcattttattttgtgaTATGCCTTGTTTTGTTTCCCTacttaaaagttttaaatatcaGCTGGATATCTCCTGGGTGACTTGCTCCCCTCACCTATTCTCATCCTTCATTAGGTGAACCCCCCTCCCCCAAGTTCTTCAAATCTCTTTCCCGACCACGCATATTAAAAACACTAAAAAGGTTAGCACTAGgttaaatatgaatattttggtGCATTTAAGTAGCTTTGAAATAGATTGCAATGCCTTCCATTCTCCAAGAAAATGCCTAAGCACTCTATTAATCATGTGTAATCATTCGTTGAggaacatttttctttttcatctaATGGCCGCTCGAGTACTGGCCAAAAGTGTAACTTCAACGCAGTTGTCATTTATAATTCTGTTCTGATTTATTTGTTCTGGACTCCAAGGGAATAAGCTTATTGCAAATAATCTGTTTTTACAGGCACCTTCCTGACAGAACTACGATCGAATTTCAGCGATATTAGAAGACTTATTTTGTGATGGCCTCCACGTTCTCTCTACACAACGGAACATTTTTAACAAAGTTCAAGAtcgttttattattattgtgccATTTTTCTTTACCCgagatttgattttgattcaGAAGGTCCTATTTTTGGAGACTTGCTGCTCTAGAAGATTAATAAAGTGAATTTTTGTTCCCGAGTTTGTTTGTTCAACAAAACCCAAAACTCAAAATGTATCGGCTgtcaataaataataatgatcACAGAATATGTTGTTTTTGCATCTATCTTTATgtgatcatgtatatatataattttgatacatTGGCTGCTCACTtgaacatatttaaattttacattCAACAAATCGTTAATGGATATAGAAATAGACATAATAGGTGGACACAGATTGGTGAaatacatatcaaaattatatatttattttttatgattgcaAATATTACTGTCTAATTAGTTTTATATAAAGATTacattaaatcaaatataaCCAAAGATTATATCGAATGCTTGCTTAATTAAAAGAGTATTACTgtctaatttgttttttttttataaacattacattaaatcaaagataacaaaatattatatcgAATGCGTGCttaattaaaagtatttttttttttaccgataatgcaaaaaataaatatatactaaTCAAATGtgaatacttttaaatttttctttataataataattacctcaaatatgttctaaaattttcttaaatttagCAAGCTGtaaaattttattagtaaagggtatatttaccaaaaaaaattatcgaTTTTAGAAACgttgattattaattatgagagaacaaaaaatttgatataaattttccAAACCAAAATTCATATAATCTTTACAGTTGAAATACGTCATAAATACCCTCTAAGAAATGTTCGCAGTAACATGTAATTCAccaaataaaattaacaaacaAATAAACCATAAAAGTCACTGAACAATTTCCATTCCGGCAATTTATTTACTTTCCATTGCAAAAGCCTTCAATGTCGGGGTTTTAGGGAACGTACGATGATGAATTCCTTTCAAACCCATCGTCCCATCGAATCAGCTCACCACCGCCTAATCGAGTTCGCTAAAGTCGCTCTGATAAACATTTTCGTCTCCCCTTATGCAACTGTATGCTTCTTTCCAATCATGGATTTgattgttttcttgatttttaaatgtttatgttccATTTCATTTGGGCAATATGGTAGGTGTGTGATTTGTTTTGTGGAGATGTACCCGATGAGGAGAAGTGGGATGATGCTCAAATCGGTCACTACATTGGCATTGGTAACTTTGAAattctttcttttgtttttgcttgTGTTGGTCGTATTTGAGCTGCTCGTATAAATGATTGACTAAGCTAACTCTTGTTATTCACGCGCTTGTGTAATTgctttttgttaatttttgtgTGGATGTGCTTAGTGATGATGATTCCTGTGTAAGCGTGGGCTTTCTTTGGCAGATGTGGTGACAACTGGAGTGAGTGGAGTGAGGGAAGCATGGGAGAGTCGACGCAAGACTTACACCTTTGAGTTTCTGGAGCTTGATCCTTGTGTAGTGAGATTCTTGACCCCGTCTccgtattattttttttttttactcactGATTCTTATTGAATGTATCTGTCCGGAAATGTTTACCACACAGTTGTGCATGTGATATTACTCGTATTTGTATGCCCACGTGGAAATTAGTTCATGATTGATTCTTGTTTGCGATGATCAGAAGGACTAAGCAGACAAGCAGCGGTATTCTTTTATTGGGTAACAGTTATTTTTCTATTGGTTCTTTTGTTGGTAAAAGAAGGAATAGGTGAATAGTTTACCCTCTTCCAAGGATCTTGTTACTAGGCGTCAGAACCTCATGTAAATCCTTTTAAAGTGTTACCATTATTGCGATATGTGCTGCTTTGTTAGAATGCCTACTTTTTTCCCCTGTTTTTCTGAAAAGTAATCAGATGTAAGTTAAAATTTTGCTTAAGCTATGAACTGTTTTCATCTTTTTCCTTTCTCCATCTACACAGTGCTCGAAATCTGTTCGATTTGCTTTTAGATTACTGAGCCTCTTTCATTCTTGTCAATCATTATACCAACCGAGATACAAGAATGAAGGACCTGAATGCTTTCTGATTCTGTTAGTTGCCACTTGCGAGCATATCATTGTTTCCTTGGCTTCTTTctcattatttgatttttatgtgccaattatttttctttgattttgatCCTATGCTTTATGTAGGGAGATGTAGAGTTGCACTGGAAGGACAAGGAAAAGCAGGCTGATATTGTTTTCTGCATGCAGCATTTACCGGTAGGACTCTGTTCGATAGTGTTTCTCAATGTCTCCATATCCTTAGAGAAACTGAAAACATAAACTTCATACCTGAATGGTGGCAGTTATGCTTTGAAACAGAGGAGAAAGTGAGAAaattgttgcacaatgtctcaTCTTTGTTGAGACCGGGAGGTTACTTCCTTGGTTTAACTCCTGATTCATCTACTATATGGtatgaataaaatttttgaaatttattattctGTTTCATAGACATTTTGTTTTTTGTCATTGTTGTTGATCCTGATGTTGGCCTTTCTCAAAACTTTCCCCCCGCGATAGTAGCAAGtagttttttcaaaaaaaaaaaataatcataactccatttttttttgtatttcatcaaGGAGCGGAGTGGAGGAAAAATGACGTGTGAAAATCAGCATCTTCATAGAAATTGTTCTTGAGAATTGATCTACACAACATATTAGACCTTGTTCATCGAGAAGGGTCTAAACTTTCGAACTTTTGTGGTGTTCTGCCCTAACATGCGTCGTGTGGATTTTCAGGGCTAAGTACCAGAAAAATGTTGAAGCGTACCACAATAAGAGTGGTGGCATGAAGCCCAACATTTTTCCCAACTGCATTCGATCTGAGAGCTATATGATCACTTTTGAAGTTGAGGAAGAGAAGTATTTTTCCAATATATGACCTTGTCATGCTTTCCTTTTCTTTCGAATCTTTTGTGACATTTTATTGTCTCTAATGTATGTTCAGCTGATTTCCAGATTCccattttttggtaaaaaatacCAGTTGAAATTTGCAAATGATGTCTCCATGGAGACTCATTGTTTAGTCCATTTCCCAAGCTTGATCAGGTTAATTTTTTGTTAAGATTTTAAAACATCTCTCTTATGAATGTTgactttgttgatttattttGCAAAATTGGTTTCAATCTTCTCTGGTAAATATTTGCTTAGTTACTTGAGTTCTTAATGTTTCGGACTGGCGTGATGTAGAAGGCTGCAAACTGACATATAATCGACTATCACGTCCTGAAAATGCTTATTTACCAGTTCATCTATGATATTTCTTGTTTTGGTGTTGATAATTATGATGACAGGTTGGCTAGAGAGGCTGGTCTTGAGTATGTAGAGATACAAAACCTGACTGAATTTTATGAGGACAACAAGTAACATATTTATCTTCAACTTTTAATCTTTGTTTTGTTTCTCTACGTTCTTGTATGTTTATGGAAGGTCAATAAAAGCAGGAAGTGTCTCACAATTTTGACTGATATGGATTGCATTTATTCTGTGGGATTATTGATATGTCAGTATAAGTTTGAATATCAAATGCTTGTACAACACAGTTATTTCTTGTAGCTAAGCAAATCTCGGATGTTTAACGAGGAAGGATGAAAAATATGCCTGGATtcttttcttgtatttttattatctttACTTCTGGCATGAAGTTGTCCAAGCAGATATTCTATCTCTAGTTTCGAAACTGTGAGTTGAATTCTCTCAGATGTATTACTTTGGTTAGATGACTGATGTCACCGTGACTTGGCTTGTCAGAGCACAATTGACAGGGTTGTTAATGGATTCTGGTCCAAACCTTACTGATCCAAGGGGAAGGCTTCTTCCCAGATCATATGACATTTTGGGTGACTGTATCGCTCCACACTAGATTATTACCTTGGAAGTGagctttatatattttcttggaACTCATTTGTGAATCCTCCATTTACAGGTCTGTATACCACATTCATCTTTCAAAAGCCTGATCCAGATTTCGCCCCTCCTCTCATGACCCCGTTGTTGGAAGATGGAAACCACAATCCAGATGAGGCGAGTTTCTAACATTaagaattatataataatagtGGCTCTCAGCAGTAATTGTTTGTAGCTATCAAGGATTATTAGTTCAGGCACCTTTAGCTTTCATTTTAGCAAATATTTGCTAAAAAGTGGCTTCTTCTAGTTGAGCATTGACCTGAAATATTTTGTTTCATACTATGGATGGCcagatttttctttttcatgctTATAATGGTTATTTTTAATGGCGTAGAGAGACTGGCAAGGGATTGGTTGGCGAGAGGAAGAAAAGATTGTGCAGACGGAGCCAACTTCAGGACTGGGCAAGATTTCCGAGCAGAAAGGCATTCTCGGTCCTGGTCCAGCAGAGTTGCGCTTTCCGGAGGCACTATGAATATACTTTACAGGAAGAAAACAAGTTTTCATGTCGTTGCAACACATTGGGGATGTTCCCATGCGCTTCTTGTATACTCACATTTTATGTACATTATTATGTAACTCGTGACTTTATATGTGCTCTTCGCAATGCCCTTCTAGTTGCCTTCTGCATTCGTAAATGACACTCACACTGCCTCTGTTATGTTTTTTTCTCCGCACGAACAAAATTCTAGTATTGGAGAGTTGAGATAGAGAAAACAATGTCTctctctttttaaaaaaataaaattaattgaacatatttatttgattgcaGATCATGCATATTTTGAATTGCAGTATAACGACATTCGGAATCAAATGTGAACAacatattttcaattatttttagcAGTTTAAAATGAATtgtatatatcacaaaattaagTTGTTAGATATTCATTATTGGCTTTAGTTTTTCCTTTCGTTCTTTCCTTTTGCTTTTTTTCCAAATTCAGTTCAACTGCACTTCTTTCAAACAACAAAACAATAAAGCAGGCAAATGAAACCTACTCAATCAAACCTAAACCAAAAAGAACAGCCATTCTAGACGAAAATGGAGCTGTTGCacaatgatttatatattttttcaacaaCATTTGGTAAACGGTTTGTATGGAATTAATTTATATCTAAAGGCTGGAGATCATAGTTACTAATACCCCAAACAACCACAACAATTTAGGATGGTTACAACTATGAAGTTCAAATGTTTCAGTTAAATAACAAGCCAGTTAAATCACCCAGTTGCAATCTATATCGTATAGAATATCAACTCCAATGGATGTATTCTTGTTCAAAGAAGAGTAACCACAAATATGGACAACAGTGGTCATAAATACCATCACTAATAAAAAGCCACgaaatttagatttttaattatgtcccgataaaaaatgtttatggcaaagtaaaaaatttaaagcCAAACAGCAAGCAGCATGACATCCTTTAATTTGATGAGAAGCTTCTGAGATTGGAAAACCACACCTTTACCAGGATAAGATTTTCACGATTAAGATTGACAATTTACACACTTAAAGTGTAAGTAATGGTTATCGATGACCATAAAACGGCATCAATCCTTAAACCAAACTTGTAACCAGGAAAATTATGTGATCCTATGACTGTGGGAGTAAGGATGTGCCTTCTTGGCATCCAAGAATCCAACAACTAGGTTTCACCAAAGACTCAAGGAATTCTTTCCTGGATATCGACTTTTGGGACGAACGGATTAGGATCCTTTGACGTTAAGTGTGATCCTTCGGTAAAATGATAAGCAATATGAAAGTGATGTGGCTATGAATCCATGTATTCTTCGACCTTTCTGACACTAGCAAACTCAGATAGTGAATTTGCATTGATTTCTCGACCAAACCTCGATATATAGTTCAGTCCAACAAGAAGCTCGCTTATGGCTGTTTCTGTCTTTTCTTGATTCGCAAAGAGAAGGGTTTGAACTAGAAGCACATTTGTTCTGGAAACTAAACTCTGGTGCTCAATGCTCCGCTCTGATTGCCATCTTATCATGTTATGAGCAAGTGGGGCTAGCCACTCAAGTGTTGCTGACATTGCATTGGTCCACTCTCCCGCAAGAACCGCATCGTAAACTGATGAAGTCGGGATATTGGCAAAGGGCTTTAGTTTCGCCCTTAGGGAAGCTCTGATACTTGAAGGTAGCATGCTGTATAAATCATCTCTTGCATCATTGCCAATCAAATGAGGAGACGCCACTAATTTCTCGATAAATATGATAACATTTGCATAGTGAAGAGCTAAGGCAGCAGCACCGAGAGTTTCGGGAGGAGGCGCATCCAACAGCTTCTTCTTAGGACCGACTGATTGGTTTCCTTGACTCGAGTTGCCATAAGTATGCTCTGCTCTGTTGGAATCCTTAGTTCTGTTTAAAACTCCGGAATAGACATACCCAGAGAAATCTTTTGTCGGAGTACAATTCTCACTGACCATGCCCCTCGTAAAAGGCATCGAGGTGGTTAGTTGATCAGATTGCTGACTTGGAATCTTCTCCTTTACGTTCTGAGATCTATCACGAAATTGCCACAGTCGGATTGCCTTTCGCATAAGGCCGGATTTCGTTGTCGACCTCGCAAGGTGGCCCGAGTAGAAGCTAGCATCATTATGTGATCCAGGAATCGGGCTTGACGTGTTCACAGAATTTCGAAGAGGTCCTGAGTGGAAATTGCGAATATCGCTTGGTCTTGAAATTGGACCCGAAAAAAATATCATCTTGCCCACCAAGCCAGAAGAATACCTCGGAACACAATTTTCAGATGGGTAAACTGATGATTGTGTGAATACAATTGAGTGGCTCTTTCTGCTGTTATTTAAATCTATAAGTCTAGAATCTTTGATCCCCAAGTCAGCCACGTCGCTAGCTCCAAACACATGCCCAATCCTACCATATATAGTAAATACAGATCTTGCTAGAAGAAGAACTGTGTAATCATAAGTTCGATTCCAAAGAGAATTATCCTTAAGATGCCTCACCTCTTGTCGTTTCCACGCAACCTTTTTTTCATATTCGACCAAGATTATGCTATCTGCGTTATCACTTCCCATCATTCTTCGCAAACTTTGTTCAAAATCGGCGAGTGTctccatttcttgaaacaaattaTTATTCACTATTATAAACCGTTCCAATTTCTTGGCTTTCCTATCCATCTTCTTCCACAAATATTGCCAACCGTAGGTATCGGTAGACAAGTTAATCAAATCATTAAAGGCTTGCTCAAAACTCTTTAACAAGGGATCACTACATTTCTTTGATAGTCTTGCAACAGCTCTTGCAACATTCGCCAAGTTTTCAGTCATTTCTGCACATATCATCTGTCCAATATAATCATCGTTTTCTGAGACAAGCTTCTTGATACCTGTGGAAGTTGCTATTTCCTCCTTCAACCTTGCGATTTGCTTCTCGGTCAATGATTGCCAGAGATGAAGCAGCTTAGAAATCAAACTCGCGGCTTCAAAAGCCAGAACCCCGATATGCAACTTCCCAGCATGAGAGTCGCGCTTTTTCGAAGGCTTCCGTAAACTACGAAACCATGATTCAGCAACCATTTCTAGTGATGTCACGAGTTTGCAACAATTTATGATCTCAAAATCAAACTTCGCGACTAACTTTCGGGACTCTGAAGTGAAAGAGAAACTGTGCAAAAACAGAAGCTGCTTAAAACCAGTTCAATCACGTTCTTGTAAAAATTGACATGAAACAAATGACAGTTCATCAAAATGACTCTTATCTGCACATCAGATAACAGCAAGGTGAATGGAAAATACTCA
The DNA window shown above is from Primulina huaijiensis isolate GDHJ02 chromosome 12, ASM1229523v2, whole genome shotgun sequence and carries:
- the LOC140990537 gene encoding mRNA cap guanine-N(7) methyltransferase 2-like translates to MMNSFQTHRPIESAHHRLIEFAKVALINIFVSPYATVCDLFCGDVPDEEKWDDAQIGHYIGIDVVTTGVSGVREAWESRRKTYTFEFLELDPCVGDVELHWKDKEKQADIVFCMQHLPLCFETEEKVRKLLHNVSSLLRPGGYFLGLTPDSSTIWAKYQKNVEAYHNKSGGMKPNIFPNCIRSESYMITFEVEEEKFPFFGKKYQLKFANDVSMETHCLVHFPSLIRLAREAGLEYVEIQNLTEFYEDNKAQLTGLLMDSGPNLTDPRGRLLPRSYDILGLYTTFIFQKPDPDFAPPLMTPLLEDGNHNPDERDWQGIGWREEEKIVQTEPTSGLGKISEQKGILGPGPAELRFPEAL
- the LOC140989744 gene encoding uncharacterized protein, with the protein product MVAESWFRSLRKPSKKRDSHAGKLHIGVLAFEAASLISKLLHLWQSLTEKQIARLKEEIATSTGIKKLVSENDDYIGQMICAEMTENLANVARAVARLSKKCSDPLLKSFEQAFNDLINLSTDTYGWQYLWKKMDRKAKKLERFIIVNNNLFQEMETLADFEQSLRRMMGSDNADSIILVEYEKKVAWKRQEVRHLKDNSLWNRTYDYTVLLLARSVFTIYGRIGHVFGASDVADLGIKDSRLIDLNNSRKSHSIVFTQSSVYPSENCVPRYSSGLVGKMIFFSGPISRPSDIRNFHSGPLRNSVNTSSPIPGSHNDASFYSGHLARSTTKSGLMRKAIRLWQFRDRSQNVKEKIPSQQSDQLTTSMPFTRGMVSENCTPTKDFSGYVYSGVLNRTKDSNRAEHTYGNSSQGNQSVGPKKKLLDAPPPETLGAAALALHYANVIIFIEKLVASPHLIGNDARDDLYSMLPSSIRASLRAKLKPFANIPTSSVYDAVLAGEWTNAMSATLEWLAPLAHNMIRWQSERSIEHQSLVSRTNVLLVQTLLFANQEKTETAISELLVGLNYISRFGREINANSLSEFASVRKVEEYMDS